In Desulfomonilia bacterium, a single genomic region encodes these proteins:
- the glgA gene encoding glycogen synthase GlgA, which translates to MIGKILFCSSEVAPYAKTGGLADVAGALPAALRSKGIDCESVMPYYGSIKNMGIKTEHVTDLLFPMGYGLATAGIYRHEHVYFIENDEHFLRSSLYTYQNNDFPDNLERFAFFSRACVELACHLSADIMHINDWQTALASAYLKALEIKGISTLFTIHNLAYQGNFDTSLWPILLLPRDFYTPSCMEYFGRINIMKAGIVLSDAVSTVSRSYAREIQTPEFGVGLDGLLRSISANLYGITNGIDIEEWNPETDRLLPANFHSGDMSGKKKCKSELKKHFGLDDKFDAPVFGIVSRLVSQKGIDLVADIIPEISGNAHIVILGSGEEWLQNRLRSLASSYTGRIGLHIGFSESLAHLIEAGSDFFLMPSRFEPCGLNQLISLRYGTIPIVTNVGGLADTVTAAGEGPLPNGIRVTFPDYASLLGAARYAIEIYNSNMSLLEEMITNSMNTNVSWDNPANEYFELYNKIKGF; encoded by the coding sequence ATGATTGGAAAGATATTGTTCTGCTCATCCGAGGTGGCGCCATACGCCAAGACCGGCGGACTTGCCGACGTTGCAGGGGCGCTGCCTGCAGCGCTCAGATCAAAAGGCATAGACTGCGAGTCGGTGATGCCATACTACGGCAGCATAAAAAACATGGGGATTAAAACTGAACATGTAACCGACCTTCTATTCCCGATGGGCTATGGTCTTGCCACCGCCGGCATATACAGGCATGAGCATGTTTATTTTATTGAGAACGATGAACATTTCCTAAGAAGCAGCCTGTATACATATCAGAACAACGACTTTCCGGACAATCTTGAAAGATTTGCCTTCTTTTCAAGGGCCTGTGTGGAACTGGCCTGCCATCTGTCAGCAGACATCATGCATATCAATGACTGGCAGACCGCTCTGGCAAGCGCGTATCTGAAGGCCCTGGAAATCAAGGGCATATCAACCCTGTTTACGATACACAACCTCGCCTATCAAGGCAATTTCGACACCTCGTTATGGCCCATTTTGCTTCTTCCCCGCGATTTTTATACACCATCGTGCATGGAATACTTCGGGAGAATCAACATAATGAAGGCAGGCATTGTCCTGTCCGATGCCGTGAGCACGGTCAGCAGAAGTTATGCCCGGGAAATACAGACTCCTGAATTTGGCGTCGGCCTCGACGGGCTCCTCCGTTCAATAAGCGCAAACCTCTACGGAATAACCAACGGGATAGATATCGAGGAATGGAATCCAGAAACCGACAGGCTGCTGCCGGCAAATTTTCATTCAGGGGATATGAGCGGCAAAAAGAAGTGCAAATCCGAGCTTAAAAAACATTTCGGCCTTGATGATAAATTCGATGCACCGGTTTTCGGCATAGTGAGCAGGCTTGTAAGCCAGAAAGGCATTGATCTTGTTGCTGACATTATTCCCGAAATTTCAGGAAATGCACATATTGTCATTCTTGGCAGCGGCGAAGAATGGCTTCAGAACAGGCTTAGAAGTCTGGCTTCCTCATATACCGGCAGGATAGGCCTTCATATAGGATTCAGCGAATCGCTGGCGCACCTGATCGAGGCGGGAAGCGACTTCTTCCTTATGCCTTCCAGATTTGAGCCTTGCGGGCTTAACCAGCTGATAAGCCTGAGATACGGTACGATCCCGATTGTAACAAACGTGGGCGGCCTTGCCGACACCGTTACCGCGGCAGGTGAAGGCCCCCTTCCAAACGGGATCAGGGTGACATTCCCCGACTATGCCTCGCTTCTGGGTGCGGCAAGATACGCAATCGAAATTTATAACAGCAACATGTCCCTCCTTGAAGAGATGATTACAAATTCCATGAATACAAATGTCTCATGGGACAATCCGGCAAATGAATATTTTGAGCTTTATAATAAAATCAAAGGTTTTTGA
- the dnaA gene encoding chromosomal replication initiator protein DnaA, translated as MLNVDLVKLRDSIAERATAPERALISQFELKENDDEVLVVCPSSFVQQHVKRHYQDIISKSLKAQAGKPVNIVYTISAGTNALPSPKPGPVQMMLPSPDMLRSTFGINPRFTFDSFVVGKCNSFAYEVAVAVSEDGIGRYNPVYFNSDIGLGKSHIAHSIGNRIAKNRPNARIKFTSAREFSQEYVFASRNGCMDKFRQAYRGGKTDIFFLDDVHMLGSKEKTQMELSGLIDDMAHTGTQIIFSGYRPPSNIPNLEKSLKSRFEGGLLIDIKRPDIKTRASIVRAKGIREGMALTDDVVDFISSNIDTNIRELESAVLTLCAMSTFMKKSISIELAREILEGTLERKSRIDIPFLLQFVSKHFGITVEALISPSRKKELAYPRQVAMYFCRRYTKNTLQEIGNAFNRKHTSVMHSLEVMESEYQNNLKTRKELDFLFEKLDG; from the coding sequence GTGCTTAATGTTGATCTTGTAAAGTTGCGTGACTCGATTGCAGAAAGAGCAACGGCACCTGAAAGAGCCCTCATTTCCCAGTTTGAATTAAAGGAAAATGATGATGAGGTGCTGGTAGTTTGCCCCAGCTCATTTGTGCAGCAGCATGTAAAACGCCATTATCAGGATATTATCTCAAAAAGCCTGAAAGCACAGGCAGGCAAACCGGTAAATATTGTATATACCATCTCTGCCGGGACTAACGCCCTGCCCTCACCAAAGCCCGGACCGGTACAGATGATGCTCCCTTCTCCTGATATGCTGCGCTCGACATTCGGCATCAATCCCAGGTTCACATTCGATTCATTTGTCGTGGGAAAATGCAATTCGTTTGCCTATGAAGTGGCAGTCGCAGTATCGGAAGACGGCATCGGAAGGTACAACCCGGTGTATTTCAACTCGGATATCGGGCTAGGGAAAAGCCATATCGCACATTCAATAGGCAACAGGATCGCAAAGAACAGACCGAATGCAAGAATCAAGTTTACATCGGCAAGGGAATTCTCGCAGGAGTATGTCTTTGCAAGCAGAAACGGGTGTATGGACAAGTTCAGACAGGCATACCGCGGGGGGAAAACTGATATATTTTTCCTTGATGATGTCCACATGCTGGGCTCCAAGGAAAAGACCCAGATGGAACTCTCAGGCCTGATAGATGATATGGCGCATACGGGCACCCAGATAATCTTCTCTGGCTACCGGCCGCCTTCCAATATACCCAACCTTGAGAAATCTCTGAAATCCAGATTCGAAGGCGGTCTCCTCATTGATATAAAGAGGCCTGATATCAAGACAAGAGCGTCAATCGTAAGAGCAAAGGGAATCAGGGAAGGCATGGCATTAACCGATGATGTCGTTGACTTCATAAGCAGTAATATAGATACGAATATAAGAGAGCTTGAAAGTGCTGTCCTCACCCTTTGCGCCATGAGCACATTCATGAAGAAAAGCATCTCAATCGAACTTGCCAGGGAGATACTTGAAGGAACGCTTGAACGCAAATCAAGGATAGATATACCTTTTCTGCTGCAGTTCGTTTCAAAACATTTCGGGATTACCGTGGAAGCACTGATATCTCCATCAAGAAAAAAGGAGCTGGCATACCCCAGACAGGTTGCAATGTATTTCTGCAGAAGATATACAAAGAATACTCTTCAGGAAATCGGAAACGCATTCAACAGAAAACATACCTCTGTCATGCACAGCCTTGAGGTCATGGAATCCGAATATCAGAACAACCTGAAAACGAGGAAGGAGCTTGATTTTCTTTTTGAAAAACTCGACGGTTAG
- a CDS encoding alpha-amylase family glycosyl hydrolase, which yields MFEFHISKAARDKFEFDETLFSTSGNVIFANIQGVRQFTERINKKRRNEASKPPSFSTGDIYALGLIDEALHHVIDIYRQSVNPDSIEKAFSWITKKVGRKNVNECLEAFTALFPPADVYKGNVSVKDYLKLSTDGVPNTHITLQEILLLSLANSNPAFVPFMEFFEDSPLKDTAYGKIIDEIEKFFRTQPGFGPFNNPLVEMLKEPQTASPYSIYGQLEYIKTHWGELLKDLLIRVLGGIDLIKEERKSRFSGPGPTQILTFGDEGLSGPGLKTAGLDEIEKFTPDTDWMPRLVLMAKSTYVWLNQLSAKYGRNISRIDQIPDEELERLSRWGFTGLWLIGVWERSPASRKIKQMTGNPEAEASAYSIYDYTISNDLGGEEAYRNLKERAWTFGIRLATDMVPNHMGIYSRWVIEHPDWFIQLDYPPFPSYSFTGPNLSDDPRVELYIEDGYWSRTDAAVVFKRVDRETGNVRYIYHGNDGTHMPWNDTAQLDHLKHEVRQAVIDLTLDVARRFPVIRFDAAMTLAKKHFQRLWYPVPGMGGDIPSRAGLGLSNDEFNRMFPKEFWRELVDRFAEEAPNTLLLAEAFWLMEGYFVRSLGMHRVYNSAFMNMLKNEENSKYRDVMKNVLRFNPEILRRFVNFMNNPDEESAVVQFGKGDKYFGIALLMVTMPGLPMFGHGQVEGYSEKYGMEYRRAYRDEQPDNDLISRHEKEIFPLLKKRHLFSGVENFVLYDVVSPSGWINEDVFAYSNMADDERAIIIYNNRYAEARGYVRRSVGINIDAGGKRNIVHKTISEGLRLKNHPNIYYIFKDYRNSLEYIRSGKELSDNGLSVQLGAFQSNIFLDFKEVQDYPDGLYARLERYLSGRGVPDIKAVFKDLYLENIHSAFRSLINYNNLNLLINATGKDLHAELERFEERLERLIIEIRKVTSIKPDTDNVIRKTSDKIRLVIENKDLISEKSFMNNLQTCTETGALCFAVVWAMIHNLGALFTDSSTGRRTRLLLDEMLFSGIIKELISEHDECSVDGDHAIELLKILCSEEDRSLPIIEHLPEITLELITDSDVRSLLGINIYNDIEWFNRESYQVLATWLFYIFTLKKIEQNPEEKNASEDIFRTLDRLVEAAEESSYRLAWLIKLLSKPFGDDGNDK from the coding sequence ATGTTTGAATTCCACATTTCTAAAGCTGCAAGAGACAAGTTCGAATTTGATGAAACACTCTTTTCCACTTCCGGCAACGTAATATTCGCAAACATCCAGGGCGTCCGACAGTTTACCGAGAGGATAAACAAGAAAAGAAGGAATGAGGCCAGTAAGCCGCCTTCTTTCAGTACAGGCGACATTTATGCACTGGGTCTTATCGATGAAGCCCTGCATCATGTAATTGATATCTACAGGCAATCGGTAAACCCTGATTCGATTGAAAAAGCATTCAGCTGGATAACAAAAAAAGTCGGCAGAAAAAATGTTAATGAATGTCTTGAGGCTTTCACCGCACTTTTCCCGCCGGCAGATGTGTATAAGGGGAATGTCTCTGTTAAAGATTATCTCAAGCTCTCAACAGATGGTGTACCAAATACGCACATCACCCTGCAGGAAATTCTGCTTCTATCTCTCGCAAACAGCAATCCCGCATTCGTCCCTTTCATGGAGTTTTTTGAAGATTCACCGCTCAAAGATACCGCATACGGGAAAATAATCGACGAAATCGAAAAATTCTTCAGGACACAACCCGGATTCGGACCGTTTAACAACCCCCTTGTCGAGATGCTGAAAGAACCACAGACCGCGTCACCTTATTCCATCTACGGTCAGCTTGAGTATATAAAAACGCACTGGGGAGAACTGCTGAAAGACCTTCTGATAAGGGTACTGGGCGGTATCGACCTGATAAAAGAGGAAAGAAAATCCAGATTTTCAGGTCCCGGACCCACTCAGATCCTCACTTTCGGAGATGAAGGCTTGTCAGGCCCGGGGCTTAAGACGGCAGGGCTTGATGAAATCGAGAAGTTCACCCCCGATACAGACTGGATGCCAAGGCTCGTCCTTATGGCCAAATCCACCTATGTCTGGCTTAACCAGCTGTCCGCCAAGTATGGCAGAAACATATCCCGTATCGATCAGATTCCCGATGAAGAGCTTGAACGGCTTTCACGCTGGGGATTCACCGGACTTTGGCTGATCGGTGTCTGGGAGAGGAGTCCCGCCTCCAGGAAGATAAAGCAGATGACCGGGAATCCCGAGGCCGAGGCATCGGCCTATTCGATATATGACTATACCATTTCAAATGACCTCGGTGGTGAAGAAGCTTACAGGAACCTTAAAGAACGGGCATGGACTTTCGGCATAAGGCTCGCCACGGACATGGTGCCAAACCATATGGGCATATATTCAAGATGGGTTATAGAGCATCCCGACTGGTTCATACAGCTTGATTATCCGCCTTTTCCCTCCTATTCGTTCACCGGCCCCAACCTTTCCGATGACCCCAGGGTGGAGTTGTATATAGAAGACGGCTACTGGAGCAGGACAGATGCGGCAGTTGTCTTCAAACGTGTCGACAGAGAAACCGGAAACGTAAGATACATCTATCATGGAAACGACGGCACTCATATGCCCTGGAACGATACGGCTCAGCTCGACCATCTGAAGCATGAGGTAAGGCAGGCCGTGATAGACCTTACCCTGGATGTTGCCAGGAGGTTTCCGGTCATAAGATTCGATGCGGCAATGACGCTCGCGAAAAAACATTTTCAGCGCCTGTGGTATCCGGTCCCGGGCATGGGGGGGGATATCCCTTCCAGGGCGGGGCTGGGACTTTCGAATGACGAGTTCAACAGGATGTTCCCGAAAGAGTTCTGGCGAGAGCTTGTCGACAGGTTTGCAGAAGAGGCGCCGAACACCCTTCTGCTGGCCGAGGCATTCTGGCTCATGGAAGGATATTTTGTAAGAAGTCTGGGCATGCACCGTGTATATAACAGTGCGTTCATGAACATGCTCAAGAATGAGGAAAACAGTAAATACAGGGACGTGATGAAAAACGTGCTCAGGTTCAATCCCGAAATCCTGAGACGTTTCGTGAACTTCATGAACAACCCCGACGAAGAGTCGGCCGTAGTCCAGTTCGGCAAGGGTGACAAGTATTTCGGCATCGCACTGCTTATGGTCACGATGCCCGGCCTTCCCATGTTCGGCCACGGCCAGGTAGAAGGCTATTCGGAAAAGTACGGCATGGAATACCGCAGGGCCTACAGGGACGAACAGCCGGATAATGATCTTATATCAAGGCATGAAAAAGAAATATTCCCGCTTCTGAAAAAGAGACACCTCTTCAGCGGTGTGGAAAATTTCGTATTGTACGATGTCGTAAGCCCCAGCGGATGGATAAACGAGGATGTGTTCGCCTATTCGAACATGGCAGACGATGAGCGCGCAATAATCATCTATAACAACAGATATGCCGAGGCCAGGGGTTATGTCAGAAGGTCCGTCGGCATTAACATCGATGCAGGGGGAAAGAGAAATATCGTTCACAAAACGATCTCCGAAGGCTTGAGGCTTAAAAACCATCCCAACATATATTATATTTTTAAAGATTACAGAAACTCGCTTGAATACATAAGGAGCGGCAAGGAACTTTCCGACAATGGACTGAGCGTACAACTGGGGGCATTCCAGTCCAATATTTTTCTGGATTTCAAGGAGGTTCAGGACTATCCCGACGGACTCTATGCAAGGCTTGAAAGGTACCTCTCGGGAAGGGGAGTGCCGGACATAAAGGCGGTGTTCAAAGACCTTTACCTTGAGAATATACATTCCGCCTTCAGAAGCCTGATAAATTACAACAACCTGAATCTCCTCATCAATGCGACCGGCAAAGACCTGCATGCCGAACTCGAGAGATTCGAAGAAAGACTCGAAAGGCTCATCATAGAAATCAGAAAGGTAACCAGCATAAAACCAGATACGGATAATGTCATCAGGAAGACATCTGATAAAATCAGGCTGGTCATTGAAAACAAAGACCTGATCTCGGAAAAATCGTTCATGAACAATCTGCAGACATGCACGGAAACAGGGGCCCTCTGCTTTGCCGTTGTCTGGGCAATGATCCATAACCTAGGGGCCCTGTTCACCGACAGCAGCACCGGCAGACGCACAAGACTTCTGCTTGATGAAATGTTGTTCTCAGGAATCATAAAGGAACTTATTTCGGAACATGACGAGTGTTCCGTTGACGGAGATCATGCCATCGAACTCCTTAAAATCCTGTGTTCCGAAGAAGACAGGTCCCTTCCCATCATTGAGCACCTTCCGGAAATCACCCTTGAACTGATCACCGACAGTGATGTCAGATCACTCCTGGGCATAAACATCTATAATGACATAGAATGGTTCAACAGAGAATCTTATCAGGTGCTGGCCACCTGGCTGTTTTATATATTCACCCTTAAGAAGATCGAGCAAAATCCCGAAGAGAAGAATGCGTCGGAGGATATTTTCAGAACCCTTGACAGGCTGGTGGAAGCTGCAGAAGAATCATCGTACCGTCTGGCCTGGTTGATAAAACTGCTTTCTAAACCCTTCGGAGATGATGGTAATGACAAGTAA
- a CDS encoding SIS domain-containing protein, with protein MTSKIVSGLKTLLSYNIHIGCRPENAPARSIILFPFQPERLNCGLAGILAIKGAETDKTIPEKFSSLTRKIFSMGLDSSKLSDFLIPDTLDKLEGMLFSMKQDTGLQFEINRDGRLNSLKKLSLELDSFIGSQEQFLESMAPEMPVSDLETISSRLIRLKDILWGLKEDLLKNQEKIAGLCGDISSLSQFGKYQRLNSILNAMDRLEVRGRDSTGVQIAFRMEPSSMDSIIKKLETLGLDKEFLERSAAGELMNRSINISDDFAAFTYKTASITGELGRNCRELRGFISQDQILKEFLAAGGNDEMYLAHTRWASVGAINIPNCHPVNNCTLCSAGTVVLDKTYPAYGSGRFFINVALNGDIDNYLDIKSRCEASGRLLDTRVTSDTKAIPVEIERHLLDGCTLKEAFRKAVSSFVGSHAIAMESNLEPGKMYLALHGSGQALFVGLSDNQYSFASEVYGIVEETPVFLKLDGESPRMEGEPASSGQIFVLSNDKGPGLYGIEALYYDGHPITLEKGNIKRAEITTRDIDRGMHPHFLIKEITDSPSSVRKTLRGKYKISGGTVNFNLGEEVVSRKMKQDLLEGRIRNIYIIGQGTAAVAGTAIAEAMAVYLKNTNLNIQAKKATDLSGFAADDDLARSLVIAVTQSGTTTDTNRAVTMARDKGALVLAIVNRRQSDITTKAHGILYTSDGRDIEMSVASTKAFYSQIAAGYVLTLYLAKLLNAIPDADIIRELEGLGRAPALMNRVLARMEDLKKTAWDLVRLKKYWAVVGSGTNKVAADEVRIKLSELCYKTISSDIIEDKKHIDLSAEPLILVMAAGSPDIVLEDIVKDSAIFKAHASKVVVIADEDERRFDNVADHVFNVPKASFPLSVIMNTLAGHIWGYYAALSLDEQAGHFRDFRIKLSDVLAKHEEEGLSIFEIMADRDLHMVVDDFAREFNEWRGAGHLASLNVDTATDLTLLLKYATGKIAPEEYRKDFKGRKASSPIEMLDITLGKAIDELARPVDAIRHQAKTVTVGTSRKIETLKGVIFDSLYSLGFTTENITQKDILAIKRIQPAVNSVKGFALYSITGLDIDGMPTDSSRLMLEKKGGVAAGLKSRADAGTPLMGTKRAIIKNREIYAGSGKSDSASIVIISLLGQNLIPEQLVLFHVDFETALDIEKKKAILGEKLGDIMNMLEEENIAWRDDFIRNLPVKLLLGEAPEVIADIIKKEI; from the coding sequence ATGACAAGTAAGATTGTATCAGGTTTAAAGACACTATTATCATATAATATTCATATCGGTTGCAGGCCTGAAAATGCGCCGGCAAGATCAATAATTCTTTTCCCCTTTCAACCTGAAAGGCTGAACTGCGGCCTGGCTGGCATCCTTGCCATAAAAGGGGCTGAAACCGACAAAACGATCCCCGAAAAATTTTCCTCACTTACCCGAAAGATTTTCTCCATGGGTTTGGACAGCTCCAAGCTTTCGGATTTTTTAATTCCCGATACGCTCGACAAGCTCGAAGGGATGCTCTTTTCAATGAAACAGGACACAGGGCTGCAATTTGAAATAAACAGAGACGGCCGTCTCAACAGTCTGAAAAAGCTCTCCCTCGAACTTGACAGCTTTATAGGCTCTCAGGAGCAGTTCCTCGAATCAATGGCGCCTGAAATGCCTGTATCAGACCTTGAAACCATTTCAAGCCGCCTTATCAGGCTCAAAGATATCCTCTGGGGACTCAAGGAAGATCTCCTTAAAAACCAGGAAAAAATTGCAGGCCTGTGTGGAGATATCTCGAGTCTTTCACAATTCGGCAAATATCAGCGACTTAATTCCATTCTTAATGCAATGGACAGGCTCGAGGTCAGGGGCAGGGATTCAACAGGCGTACAGATCGCTTTCAGAATGGAACCGTCCTCAATGGACAGCATTATAAAAAAACTGGAGACCCTGGGCCTTGACAAGGAATTCCTCGAAAGAAGCGCAGCCGGTGAGCTTATGAACCGTTCAATAAACATTTCAGACGATTTTGCCGCCTTTACCTACAAGACCGCATCCATCACCGGCGAACTCGGCAGGAACTGCAGGGAACTCAGAGGATTCATCTCGCAGGACCAGATATTGAAAGAATTCCTTGCTGCGGGCGGTAATGATGAGATGTATCTGGCGCATACAAGGTGGGCTTCAGTGGGCGCAATTAACATACCCAATTGCCACCCGGTGAACAACTGCACACTTTGTTCGGCCGGTACAGTCGTACTGGACAAGACCTATCCTGCATACGGCAGCGGCAGGTTCTTCATCAACGTCGCGCTTAACGGTGATATCGACAATTACCTTGATATAAAATCCCGGTGCGAGGCATCAGGCAGGCTCCTGGATACGAGGGTGACATCGGACACCAAGGCCATACCGGTAGAGATAGAAAGACACCTCCTTGACGGCTGCACCCTGAAAGAGGCGTTCAGGAAAGCCGTATCCTCTTTTGTTGGGTCCCATGCAATTGCAATGGAATCGAATCTGGAACCGGGAAAGATGTACCTGGCTCTTCATGGAAGCGGTCAGGCGCTTTTCGTGGGTCTTTCGGATAACCAGTATTCCTTCGCTTCCGAAGTCTACGGTATTGTTGAAGAAACACCCGTATTCTTAAAATTGGACGGAGAAAGCCCCCGCATGGAAGGCGAACCTGCCTCATCAGGTCAGATATTCGTTCTCTCAAACGATAAGGGACCGGGCCTTTATGGAATCGAGGCCCTGTATTATGACGGCCATCCCATAACCCTCGAAAAAGGAAACATCAAAAGGGCGGAGATTACAACACGTGACATAGACCGGGGCATGCATCCACATTTCCTTATCAAGGAGATAACGGATTCTCCGTCTTCTGTAAGAAAAACCCTCAGGGGTAAATATAAAATATCGGGTGGTACGGTAAATTTCAACCTGGGGGAAGAAGTCGTCTCACGGAAAATGAAACAGGACCTGCTCGAAGGCAGGATCAGGAATATCTATATAATAGGCCAGGGCACGGCAGCCGTTGCCGGGACCGCAATAGCAGAAGCAATGGCTGTTTACCTGAAGAATACCAACCTCAATATTCAGGCGAAAAAGGCAACCGACCTCAGCGGATTCGCAGCGGACGACGACCTCGCCAGGTCGCTTGTCATTGCGGTTACACAGTCTGGAACAACCACCGACACCAACAGAGCCGTAACCATGGCAAGGGATAAAGGAGCCCTTGTCCTTGCAATAGTAAACCGCAGGCAGTCGGACATAACCACAAAAGCCCATGGAATATTATACACAAGCGACGGACGGGACATCGAGATGTCGGTTGCATCGACCAAGGCATTCTACTCCCAGATAGCGGCTGGTTATGTCCTGACGCTGTATTTAGCCAAGCTTTTGAATGCCATCCCCGATGCGGATATCATCAGGGAGCTTGAAGGCCTTGGCAGGGCTCCGGCGCTTATGAACCGGGTGCTTGCAAGGATGGAAGATTTAAAAAAAACTGCCTGGGATCTGGTGAGGCTCAAGAAATACTGGGCTGTCGTCGGCAGCGGAACAAACAAGGTGGCGGCCGACGAGGTGAGGATAAAGCTGAGCGAACTCTGCTACAAGACAATCTCATCGGATATTATTGAAGACAAGAAGCATATCGACCTCTCAGCCGAGCCTCTTATACTTGTCATGGCTGCTGGGAGCCCGGATATCGTGCTTGAGGACATCGTCAAGGATTCCGCCATTTTCAAGGCGCATGCATCAAAGGTGGTTGTCATAGCAGACGAAGACGAGAGGCGTTTCGACAATGTTGCTGATCATGTCTTCAATGTGCCCAAGGCTTCATTTCCTTTATCAGTCATCATGAATACGCTGGCAGGTCATATCTGGGGTTATTATGCAGCACTAAGCCTGGATGAACAGGCAGGTCATTTCAGGGACTTCAGGATAAAGCTGTCCGATGTCCTTGCAAAACATGAAGAAGAAGGCCTGTCCATATTCGAAATCATGGCGGACAGGGATCTTCACATGGTTGTAGATGACTTTGCCCGGGAATTCAATGAATGGCGGGGTGCGGGCCACCTGGCAAGTCTTAACGTGGATACGGCGACCGATCTTACGCTGCTGCTCAAATACGCAACAGGCAAAATAGCCCCTGAAGAATACAGAAAGGATTTCAAGGGGAGAAAGGCCTCTTCACCCATAGAGATGCTCGATATAACACTGGGCAAAGCCATCGACGAACTTGCGAGACCTGTCGATGCCATCAGGCATCAGGCAAAGACAGTAACCGTGGGGACAAGCAGAAAGATCGAGACGCTGAAAGGGGTAATATTCGATTCCCTCTACTCACTCGGATTTACGACAGAAAACATCACTCAGAAAGATATACTCGCCATAAAGAGAATCCAGCCCGCGGTCAACTCTGTAAAAGGATTTGCCCTGTACAGCATAACCGGCCTTGATATTGACGGGATGCCGACTGATTCTTCCAGACTGATGCTGGAAAAGAAAGGGGGCGTGGCGGCCGGTCTTAAATCGAGGGCGGATGCCGGAACACCACTGATGGGAACAAAAAGGGCCATCATAAAGAACCGCGAAATCTATGCAGGAAGCGGCAAGTCAGACAGCGCATCCATAGTCATAATATCGCTTCTGGGCCAGAACCTGATCCCTGAACAGCTTGTGCTGTTCCATGTAGACTTTGAAACCGCGCTTGACATCGAAAAGAAGAAGGCGATTCTGGGAGAAAAACTAGGCGACATCATGAACATGCTCGAAGAAGAAAACATTGCATGGCGGGATGACTTCATAAGAAATCTGCCTGTAAAACTGCTGCTCGGAGAAGCACCCGAGGTTATTGCCGACATAATCAAAAAGGAGATCTGA